In Elephas maximus indicus isolate mEleMax1 chromosome 4, mEleMax1 primary haplotype, whole genome shotgun sequence, a genomic segment contains:
- the RND1 gene encoding rho-related GTP-binding protein Rho6 isoform X1 has product MKERRAPQPVVARCKLVLVGDVQCGKTAMLQVLAKDCYPETYVPTVFENYTACLETEEQRVELSLWDTSGSPYYDNVRPLCYSDSDAVLLCFDISRPETVDSALKKWKTEILDYCPSTRVLLIGCKTDLRTDLSTLMELSHQKQAPISYEQGCAIAKQLGAEIYLEGSAFTSEKSVHSIFRTASMVCLNKASPVPPKSPVRSLSKRLLHLPSRSELISSTFKKEKAKSCSIM; this is encoded by the exons ATGAAGGAGAGACGGGCGCCCCAACCAGTCGTGGCCAGATGTAAGCTCGTTCTGGTGGGGGATGTGCAGTGTGGGAAGACGGCAATGTTACAGGTGTTAGCTAAGGACTGCTATCCCGAG ACGTATGTGCCCACCGTGTTTGAAAATTACACAGCCTGCTTGGAGACAGAGGAACAGAGAGTGGAGCTCAGTCTCTGGGACACCTCAG GATCTCCCTACTATGACAATGTCCGTCCACTCTGCTACAGTGACTCTGATGCAGTATTACTGTGCTTTGATATCAGCCGACCTGAGACAGTGGACAGCGCACTCAAGAAG TGGAAGACGGAAATCCTAGATTATTGTCCTAGCACCCGTGTGTTGCTTATTGGCTGCAAAACAGACCTACGAACAGACCTGAGCACTCTGATGGAGCTGTCACACCAGAAGCAAGCACCCATCTCCTACGAGCAG GGCTGTGCAATAGCCAAGCAACTGGGTGCAGAAATCTACCTGGAAGGCTCAGCTTTCACCTCAGAAAAAAGTGTCCACAGCATCTTTCGGACGGCATCCATGGTGTGTCTGAACAAGGCCAGCCCAGTGCCTCCAAAGAGCCCTGTCCGAAGCCTCTCCAAGCGACTGCTACACCTCCCCAGTCGCTCTGAACTCATCTCTTCTACCTTCAAGAAGGAAAAGGCCAAAAGTTGTTCCATTATGTGA
- the RND1 gene encoding rho-related GTP-binding protein Rho6 isoform X2 has product MKERRAPQPVVARCKLVLVGDVQCGKTAMLQVLAKDCYPETYVPTVFENYTACLETEEQRVELSLWDTSGSPYYDNVRPLCYSDSDAVLLCFDISRPETVDSALKKGCAIAKQLGAEIYLEGSAFTSEKSVHSIFRTASMVCLNKASPVPPKSPVRSLSKRLLHLPSRSELISSTFKKEKAKSCSIM; this is encoded by the exons ATGAAGGAGAGACGGGCGCCCCAACCAGTCGTGGCCAGATGTAAGCTCGTTCTGGTGGGGGATGTGCAGTGTGGGAAGACGGCAATGTTACAGGTGTTAGCTAAGGACTGCTATCCCGAG ACGTATGTGCCCACCGTGTTTGAAAATTACACAGCCTGCTTGGAGACAGAGGAACAGAGAGTGGAGCTCAGTCTCTGGGACACCTCAG GATCTCCCTACTATGACAATGTCCGTCCACTCTGCTACAGTGACTCTGATGCAGTATTACTGTGCTTTGATATCAGCCGACCTGAGACAGTGGACAGCGCACTCAAGAAG GGCTGTGCAATAGCCAAGCAACTGGGTGCAGAAATCTACCTGGAAGGCTCAGCTTTCACCTCAGAAAAAAGTGTCCACAGCATCTTTCGGACGGCATCCATGGTGTGTCTGAACAAGGCCAGCCCAGTGCCTCCAAAGAGCCCTGTCCGAAGCCTCTCCAAGCGACTGCTACACCTCCCCAGTCGCTCTGAACTCATCTCTTCTACCTTCAAGAAGGAAAAGGCCAAAAGTTGTTCCATTATGTGA